The DNA window GTCCTCGAGGCAATATGTGTGCCCTTCATTAACACCAAACCGAGATATTTCACTAACCTTAAAGGTGCAACGTGTAACGCCTAGCCACCCGCTGCCTCACGGCGGCGGAGAGGACGAGGCGAGGGTGTGAGTCATTTTCTTATTTCTGCCATTTGGGATTTAATcctataaacaaactatcaaaacccACAtgaaccatggatgtattattgttctcactcccaacttgtcaaataccgccgtttggtaagcgcccctcggcatcagagaccgacgTACGGAGGCGCCCTTTTAGCACcggtatgtgacgaaccgggctttcaactaacttcacgtgactcgtcggtatcgtcagtcccgtgagtcgctagtcagtttcctaaccctaactaaatggttgtgTCGTgtaaacggaagtttattttgattgacaataaggggggtTCTGAACAGTTTACACatcagaagtgctcgccatccaatcggcgaaaaatgcaattcttacagaaatctaaaaaatgtcaaaagtttttgataccaaatcacagcatggttttttctatggtgttcctcaaggtcttggggtcttaatgtggtatttttgaggaattattgataattttgatCAATAATCAAGtgataaaaaatggttaaatttagcaccaaatctgtgtaacacgtggtatcaaccccaaacttgctgcaacaacttatgagacaaaATAGAGCAAACCTTTAtgcacttttacaatttattttaaataattaattaattcatgaacaacttaacacacagtgctgagctgcatcttaaattaatcttcaggttctcagctttcagatgatattcaccacttctatgtgacatctactgttgacctgctatctccccctacagaccccctgtacccccctaaaaaaagacaacaacaggtcttttgtgggtctcagagggttaaatgacCCCGGACTAATTAACACACTCTGACCTTATGGCCTTGTTGCCTTACCAGTGCCTAAAACCCACCAAAGCACACTATAATACAGCATCATTTAACAAATGATTGGCAGTAATATATTAGTCATGATTGCCAGTGAATGaactaaaaataaaacctttaaacCATCACGTTTTGTcgtcttgtttttgtttccgACCGCTCTGATCAGAGTTACGAGGTAGACCATAGGCTGAagggagggttttttttttttcagtttggctTGTACTTGTACAGCCTGTGAAAGTCCCTCACACCAACATGTGGGAATGTTCATTGCATCACTAAAAAGGAATCTGAAATGATGTTACGGTCCCTGTAGGGAAGCACTTGCTCAGATTCAGAGTCCCCtggaaaagaaacacaaatggTAGAAGGCCTGGGCTGTTTATCATCAGCGAGACGAGTGTTGTAGAAGGAGGAGGACGGGGACTAACTGTTCTTGGAAAAGATCCTCGCTGTTTGTTTTATATCCTGCTTGGACAAGTGAAGTTTAACAGCATGAAGAAATACTTAAAAACATAGTAAAAACTGCAAATAATAACTTGATTGCAGTACAAGTGACAGTCCTGGATTCAAAACCAGCAGCCtagtggaaagtacatttactactaGTAAAGTAATTAGTACTAGAAAATACACTTTTtagatacttttactttacttgtgtatatatattttactttttactccattacatttaaaaaggttgtattataagaataaagtcaaaagttcaagagaaaaaagtcataatattatgagaataaagtcataactttacgagagaaaagttgtaatattataagaataaagtcataagtttaagagaaagaaagtcataatattatgagaataaagtcataaatttaagagaaaaaagtcataatattatgagaataaagtcataagtttaagagaaaaaagtcataatattatgaaaataaagtcataactttacgagagaaaagttgtaatattaagagaaaaaaagtcataagtttaagagaaagaaagtcataatattatgagaataaagtcataaatttcaCAGCACCCTCTGGTGGTCCAGGCTCGACCTCACCACACAGAATGAGTCATGAGTTAATGCAACACACTGCAGTCATACTGTCATACTGACAGTTCAGTTCTGTTCTGAAGGAAATTTGAGATTTATATTAACTATTTCAGCAGCCAGAATATTTGAATCAGAACCAAGAGACTTGATATCACACATGTTTCATTTCCTACATTTTAGAATTGATTGTGAGAGCTTATTgattactttatttaaattgCGTCATGGccatgcaacatttttttttaccctgtaTATTTAGATGGACCTGTCCAAGGAAAAAAGGCTGGCTGGATCAGTATCATCTTAATCTCCTcgtaaaacattattttatcaGAGAGCATTTCctgattttactttttttttaaattttttataatgtccttttatttcttttatcttaCATCATTGGAATGAGTTTTATCTCTTTCATCATGAAATctgattattttataatttgttgATTTTAATTTGCTGCCTTGTGTGAAGAACTTTGCAACTCGTGCTGTATGAATAAAAATTAAGATTATTATAGGGAACGATTGCGATAATTTTCTTTGTAGTTtcatcaaaataataattataaaaaaatatcaaaaaaaaaatcaaattgatttcatgtaAATGTGTGCAATGTTTGTCACACGAGACCTAATACAAAAAGAATAATGGTGCAACGCTTCTGACAGCTTTCAGTCAGCTTTTCCATTACAAAGCATACAATtctttaatataaatattaattaatatatctGATCCCTCACCGGCTTCCCATCTTTGCACACCGCCAGCGGTTGACCGCGGGTCTTTAGGTGAACGTACCATGGCAGCACCCGGCATGTTTTCTGGGAACAAATTAGCTGTATATTGGTGTCAAGACcccccaaataaaaaaaaataaaaaaaatatatatatatatattttataataaatttGAATAATAATTGAGAATGTCATAGATGTCATTGCGCCTGCTAGGGTTTAATCATCCTCTGGTAAACAAAAAGCAATCCGTAATGATCCAGAAAGGGGAATACCCAAACTGGTCTCTGCTTTCCGTGTTGATGTCAAGAACTGTCAGGAATTCATGATGTTAAAGTTCACAATTGATGCATTTATGGCCGTGACACAATCTGAAAATTACAACAAATTAGATCCACAGGTGTCAGAGCCAAGTTATTATTACGACCTTAAATACCTTCAGGTTTCTCACTATAGGCTATTGTGCATAATATTTTAGCAGATTCCACCAGAACTGGCATTAAAGTTGTAGCTATAAATCTGACACTTTGAGCTCTATCTACCAAGCTAAACAAAGCTAACATGTATAATAATGAAACTGTGAGCTCCGTCTGTAATGTACATACTGTTCCTGCTCTCTTCTTCAACAAAGAAAAGGAGGCATTTTTGTTTCCTGCTATTGAAATGTTTACATGGTCAGTTACACAGTAACATCCCCATTAGTGGATTCTGGAGATCCATTGTCAAGCATATTCAAAGCAAAACCGTTGCCCATTCATCTGGTCCCATTACGGCGGCATGCAGTCCCACAACTCATGGCAGATACATTGGCAGAACCCGTAGACCATGATCATGACGAGGCTGGCGGGAACCAGGCTCACCAGCAGCACCCCGAGCGTCGTCCTCTGCATGATGAGCAGGTAAACCCCCATGGGCAGCGAGCTGAAGTACAGCAGCCCCAGCACCCACACCAGCGCCCGGGCCGAGGTCTGGCACAGGAGGGCTGCGCAGTTCCACACCGTCCACCTCTGCGTGATGGACGCCATGGAGTCCAGGCTGGACGAGCGGTAGCCCCGGTTTGACGTGTGAGATCCATGTGGCTGGCGGTGGAGGTGGAGATCTTGGCTGGACGTGGGCATCGGCGGGGGCTCCATGATGGTAATGACCACAAAGTTAGGGGAGCCCCGGATGGAGGAGTAGGtggtggaggaagaagaagcggatgatgaggatgaggaggacggGGACGTCATGGGTGGGTTGCAACCCATCAGCGAGGTCAGGCGCCTGGGGCTGAGGAGCAGCTCCGTGGTCGCCTCCTGGTGGAAGTGGAGGTTCCTCTGATTCCTGCTTTGGAGGGCCAGCGCCGCCACCAGGTTGCAGTCATCTGGCAGGCTGCTCACCGCCTGGCCCGGCAGTCTGGTGACGTAGCGGCAGAATGGGCACACCACGGCGTTGGGAGGCGATTCGCCAAGGTCCAGGATCTTGGCGAGGCACTTGGCACACAGACGGTGGCAGCACTCGAGCACCTTCGGCCTGCGGCTGCCCAGGTTGTACGCACAGTAGCAGATCTTACACTCCAGCTCCTCGGTGCTCAGAATGTCCACGTGGCCACCTCCGCCGCCATCCTCAGTGCTTTGCAGCTCTATCATCGTCCTACCCCCCCGAGCTCTATCCTGCCTCGAGATCAGCAGAAAAAAATCCAGCCAAAAGCTCAGCTCCAGGCTGAGCACCGAGGGGCACGGCGAGTTTCCCACAGATGGCGACGGTGACAGCGGTCCACTGAAGGTCTGGGGTTCATTGTGGCTGTCCAACAGgctcctgcagtgtgtgtgtatgcatgtgtgtgtgtgtgtgtgtgtgtgtgtgtgtgtgtgtgtgtgtgtgtgatttgatgAGGGAAGTCCCTCGTGAGTTCTGGCCTCTGGGGTTCGCCTGCCTCTGAGCAGTTGGGGTAACGGTGCAtcgtttggggcaaaaaaagcCTTTCATGGGCCGcatgagaaaaagagagagagagaaagtgagagttagagagagtgtgagagagagagagagagagagagggagagagataacTGTTAACACAGCATTAGAAGAGAACAAACAGAGGCGAAGGGACAACAAAGCAAAGCCTGTACAAACCGGAGCTGGAATTTTCGAGCCTGATCTTTTGTTGCTCGGTGAAATTCAGTCCAATTagtggctcacacacacacacacacacactcacacacacacacacacacacacacacacacacacacacatttctgctgCTGAATAAATTTCAtgatcccttttttttttttcgcacattgttttttaattttacaatttGGGATTTCTTGTACAATTCTCAGTTTTAGTTGTACAATCAAAAGATAACCTGAGAATAAGGATCATCccaacatcaaaaacaaaatcacagaaTTGCAATCTggttttctatatatatttataatgcaAACCGGaggaacaggatttttttccagattacctgtcatATGTACTACTAccagaatatagtgaccgttttataaaaaaaactttttataatcagaatttgctccatttctacccactgcagctttaataaacaCTAAATATATCTGGGTTCTGACTCCAGACAGCCCGCggggtgtggtggtggtgatccAGGGCGGCAGGACGTTGAGCGTGGCCCAGTCTTCTAGGGATAGACTCACCAACACAACAGCCCATAATGCACCACACATGGCTAATATAGCTCGGCCTTCAACTAATTGGACTTCTTCGGATttccagccagagcacagccaataggaacgctctctctctctctgaaatcacctgtgattggtcaaagtctcccgacACGGGATTTTAGACACatcgttttttttaaagcctgaaaacagagccatgaggaggagcagaagtctctcagaacacttgaattacaatatgctgaaaggttattatggatatttttgcccaatgatgccaaaaacattctgcctactgccactttaatatctTCTGTATGTTCAATCTTCACTTGATTAATAAAATGTTCTTtaaaaaatttgaatatttgctCTTATCATTCgatgtcatcatcatcaaatcACAGTCTACTTACTGTAAGAGGAGATTTTTTACCGTATGATACCGTGTTCATCAGCGGAGGgaagtttgctcagttgtcacgGAGACGGAAATCGTGGCAGCTGCAGGGCCTGCATGCCAGCAGATCCATCGCCGTGACAACTGGGAGAGAActaaagctagtaagtggacatTGAGTCgggattgtttttttgtcaaactacaaATTTTGCCTTGAGAACATGCAGGCCTGTAGACGTGAGCTCGGCGGAGTGGCGTGGCGTGGAGTGAGGGAAGGAGAGGCCCCGGCAGTTGGAAAAGTGGAGCAGGTCATTGTTGGAGATCACGGTTTGGCACTGAGCTCTGATCTTGATTTGGGTCCAGAACGGTGCAGCGAGGCGGCATGCAGTGTAAAATGGGTCATCGTGTCTTTGTGGTTCTTAGTTTCGCCGTTACTCCTCCCTAGACGGGTTCATTCTGACTCTGTCTTGTGTGGCAAGTGGCCCGGTCTGCTGTCTGTCACACAGCGTCTCCATAGCTATTATTCTGTTTGCAGAAGGCCTAAAATGTATCACAAGGTCACAGTAGTGGCATGCAATGACCTCAACGCTCGTTAATAAGCCAGATGTAGGGTTTCTGTGACTGCAGGTATGTTCACATGTGTCCATGGTGAATTGAACTTGGCAAATTTGTACGTGCAAAATGGCAGGGAGGATTGCAGGACTGGCTGTTAACCCAAATCCAACTACTTGCTTACTGTCTATCCAGTATTTCCAcaagaagaaaagtcagaaaactaAACATAATTTTCCAAAAGACATAAATTTAACGTCTCTGTCAACCGTCCAAAAGACGTCCACTGAGGAGCCAGAATGAAATttctgatttgcataaagtagacaagcccccaactttatgcaaatgaggaacggtcgtcgtgacgctccgtttctcgattcgcgacgccacgctaccagaatgcattgcgtggctgcttacatagacaatgaatgggaggcgTGGAAAGAatggagcctgtggacacgtaccataagccAGAGGATaaaaacaggtatattcaggcagacagtatgagggaaataaattacagcatgtaaacatgttctagtagaaacacaaaatacaagtatgaacctgaaaatgagcacgatatgggacctttaaagggactatttgtaactttcagaattgcttgttaacagtgatacctatggccgttaagtcaactaaagtcagcgtcctgttgctcgcgcttgtgctcgctctacatagacataaacgagcatcgctcaaaacaatgaggcgacacacgtcagctaaaagcacaatatcactctatatttcagctgcttggcagtaatgttagctgaccagacgaaggtctctccatgaatcactgctgatcctagtgttggcttttcctgcctcagcctccggggctgaagcaggaaaagcgggtcagTGCCGGGGCTGAActaggaagagaaacgttatcgtctccgagcgtgcccgcagggagacagcagcacccggtcggagacgataacgtttctcgctgctgagctccgtcacttcacaagacacgggaaacctctgttggtctggaggagctgcaccatttatttctgcacaaacgtccactgaacattcactagatattctcagagctaaactaactctcctgcagtgtggagtgagcgtgcatgcacgtgtagatgtggagcgagacagcgagaacgcgtgcggtgtgtgagtgaaggcaggcagaggaggagagactccggccacacgcgagcgtgcatgggatcccgacccggtagatttcaCGTGTAAAAAGttgcaaacagtccctttaacggccacaggtgtagctgttaacaagcatttctgaaagttacaaacagtccctttaactgtttAAAATGGGGTATAGGAAAGGTTACAAACAGAACCTTTAAATAAGATAAATGGCTTTAGCTGGATGCATTTAGAGCCCTAACTCTCCATAAAAcaaattgcttttattttgaaaacccaGCACCAGAACTACACTGTGGTAAACCATCCGGGTAACTTGACAGGTCTCTGCTGGAGGAGCGGAGCGGAgcggcagagagaggaggaggaggagggctccAGTCTGTTTCTAATGCTGGGGAGCCGGGAAACAGGGACCACGGGCAGCGGGGAGGAGGCTGCCGGGGCTCCGGGGCCTCCGGGCCGGCCTCACCGCGGGGAGGAGCCGCCTCCAGGCCGGGAGGAGCCGCCTCCAGGCCGGGCAGGGTGTCGTCTCTCCGGCCTGGTCAACTGGAAGCAGAGACCCTGCAGGACTTCAGCGCTGTTTGCTGCAGCCAGCACGGTGATCTGGTAGGAATCATCATGCATCATGACGCAGAGATATCATCCTGATCACTCTGATCTCCTGTTCATTACAGGATGACACCTCAGGAAAACATCAGAATAACACTGATATGGCTTTGTTTCAATGTATAGCTATCTTCtgggtttttttctttttctttaaatgtatttaaaggtggtattgataacattataatgtagttcagaggtcagcaacctttactatcagaagagacatctgtctggagctgcaaaacatttgagcattgtgatgaaggtaacacagtttatagtgtaagtatatagtatatcagtctaatgcagtgagggacaaagtgcaaatgtactatggagtattagggccacattgagggaaaaaacatctgagattacaagaataaagtcatgatataatgagaaaaaagtaataactttacgagaaaaaaaagtcgtaatattacgagaaaaaagtaattactttacgagaaaaaaagtcgtaataatgcgagaataaagtcataatattacgagaaaaaagtaattactttacgagaaaaaaagtcgtaataatgCAAAAAATTAAGTTAtaatttcatgagaaaaaaagtcgtaatattgcaagaataaagtcataactttacgagaagaaaagtcataatattatgagaataaagtcataacttaatgagaaaaaaatcatagtattatcagaataaagtcataatttttacgagaaaaaagtcgtaatattacgagaataaagtcataattttacgataaaaaagtcgtaatattgcgagaataaagtcataattttacaaaaaaaagtcggaatgaaattactactttataatattccgactttttttctcataaacttatgactttattcgcgTAATATTCTGCATAttgtaacagtattttttatATCACAAGCAAGACCTTTGTAATCCTGCATCATTTTGAAACTGACATAAGtaagtaaaagaagaaaattatgGAAATCATAATGATAGGATATAATTTACATtgaaatactgaaaaaaaatacaataataattcatgtaatAAGTCCCTTAGATGGATAGTAATGTTATTCACCCCTCAACGTCCATTGCAACAAGAatccaacaataaaaaaatctctCAATAGTATCTGCTATGAACAGCATCAGTCCAAAGATATCAGCGTTACCCTTCAAACGACACACCCCGATACAACGTGATGCTGTAATAATAAACTGCTTTGTTTCCCTTCAGGTTTGTGGCCTTCAGCCCTCTCCGAGCCTACAGCCTCCTGGTCGTCCTGCTGGCTCTGCTGGTCGTCACGGTGACCGCCAGAGACATCGCTCGGTCCAGATCCACAGGTAGTGCCAAAAACACCttatatacatgtacagtatattctggGGGCAGGGCTGCACGACtatggccaaaatgctaatcaccattattttgatcaatgttGAGATCACAAtcatttatcacgattattcatagattttagggacaaactagggacgagtttttctcagcttttaaattaattaattaattaattgattgattaattacatttcttttaaccgttttaaccgacagtgttaatcagttaaaatgctttatgtcgtttaacggttaaacggttaattattaacatccctactttCATGACATCACCGTTTTCAGATGTATGGACAATCAAGGAATCGagaacttattttattattgaatCTCTAACCGAAAAACGCTGGCAGCAGTTCATC is part of the Sebastes umbrosus isolate fSebUmb1 chromosome 12, fSebUmb1.pri, whole genome shotgun sequence genome and encodes:
- the rnf182 gene encoding E3 ubiquitin-protein ligase RNF182 isoform X1, whose amino-acid sequence is MNTVSYGKKSPLTAFFAPNDAPLPQLLRGRRTPEARTHEGLPSSNHTHTHTHTHTHTHTHTCIHTHCRSLLDSHNEPQTFSGPLSPSPSVGNSPCPSVLSLELSFWLDFFLLISRQDRARGGRTMIELQSTEDGGGGGHVDILSTEELECKICYCAYNLGSRRPKVLECCHRLCAKCLAKILDLGESPPNAVVCPFCRYVTRLPGQAVSSLPDDCNLVAALALQSRNQRNLHFHQEATTELLLSPRRLTSLMGCNPPMTSPSSSSSSSASSSSTTYSSIRGSPNFVVITIMEPPPMPTSSQDLHLHRQPHGSHTSNRGYRSSSLDSMASITQRWTVWNCAALLCQTSARALVWVLGLLYFSSLPMGVYLLIMQRTTLGVLLVSLVPASLVMIMVYGFCQCICHELWDCMPP
- the rnf182 gene encoding E3 ubiquitin-protein ligase RNF182 isoform X2 → MIELQSTEDGGGGGHVDILSTEELECKICYCAYNLGSRRPKVLECCHRLCAKCLAKILDLGESPPNAVVCPFCRYVTRLPGQAVSSLPDDCNLVAALALQSRNQRNLHFHQEATTELLLSPRRLTSLMGCNPPMTSPSSSSSSSASSSSTTYSSIRGSPNFVVITIMEPPPMPTSSQDLHLHRQPHGSHTSNRGYRSSSLDSMASITQRWTVWNCAALLCQTSARALVWVLGLLYFSSLPMGVYLLIMQRTTLGVLLVSLVPASLVMIMVYGFCQCICHELWDCMPP